A genomic stretch from Streptomyces sp. QL37 includes:
- a CDS encoding type I polyketide synthase, with protein MAESEKPDTRMIEALRASLKEIERLRERNRAQTAAAREPIAIVGMACRYPGGVRSPEDLWRLVAEGRDGIGAFPDDRGWDPDLHDPVPGTPGRSSTGEGGFLYDAGDFDAAFFGISPHEALVMDPQQRLLLEGSWEALEHAGIDPSSLRGSPTGVFAGVMYHDYFGSFGSGSVVSGRVAYTLGLEGPALTVDTACSSSLVTLHLAAQALRQGECTLALAGGVTVMASPGTYVEFSRQGALSPDGRCRSFSDDANGTGFSEGLGVLVLERLSDARRLGHRVLAVVRGSAVNQDGASNGLTAPNGPSQQRVLRQALVSAGVSAGDVDVVEAHGTGTELGDPIEAQALLAAYGQDRSEGRPLWLGSVKSNIGHTQAAAGVAGVMKMVLALGEGVLPRTLHVGEPSRKVEWGAGRVRLLEEARPWVRGERVRRAGVSSFGISGTNAHVILEEAPDDDTSSHPEPEPPAPAVMLPLSARSARALPAQAARLRDFLDARPGLPVSAVARALGTRRAAFGHRAVVVGGDREQVRAGLDALAAGGASATAVTGRARTGGRTAFLFTGQGAQRPGMGLGLRAHYPVFAETFDAIDAHLGLDLAGVLSGEDTEAVHRTQYAQTALFAYEVALFRLLESWGVRPDVLSGHSVGEIAAAHVAGVLDLADACTLVAARGRLMQALPEGGAMVAVRAGEDEVGPLLDERVGLAAVNGPSAVVLSGERDAVLSAAAGFEKTKRLSVSHAFHSPLMDAMLDDFHAVVSQLTFHEPRVDVVSALTGLPATGEQLRDPRYWVRHVRGTVRFSDAVAALAGSGVTRYVEVGPDAVLTGLVRECVGEDDAAFVALGRRHGAEPAALLSGLARLHADGLPLDWAALFPGTARAELPTYAFRHERYWLDADVPLTMDRPTARPAAGPADSVAPAAVPEAQGLRERLAAAPEAEQEALLTDLVRAQTAAILGHAGPQAVEPDAAFLEIGMDSVSAAELRGALADALGVTVAAGVVFDHRTPTALAAHLREHLAGDGAEPADDDIESVSGLVRRAAADGNWERAMTLLHSAADILPGFSSAAEFGDVRDPVRLATGDEGPRLLCLPSPMALGGAHQYARFARHFHGRRDVLVPDVPGFVPGEPLPRSVDAVVEVVVDGIRRACADGRPYVLLGYSSGGQFAHAAAEAMEKAGRPASGVVLLDTYLLADDGTEQLRREMFNGMLDRESSVGGFGTARLAAMSRYSDLIGDCLPGPLTAPVLFVRPEEPFAPGLDGWQAVWEGAHELAEVPGTHFTVMEDRAESTAGAVEKWLSDIAAV; from the coding sequence ATGGCCGAGTCCGAGAAGCCCGACACCAGGATGATCGAGGCGCTGCGCGCCTCGCTCAAGGAGATCGAGCGGCTGCGGGAGCGCAACCGGGCGCAGACCGCCGCGGCCCGGGAACCGATCGCGATCGTGGGTATGGCGTGCCGCTACCCGGGCGGAGTCCGTTCGCCCGAGGACCTGTGGCGCCTCGTCGCCGAAGGCCGCGACGGCATCGGCGCGTTCCCCGACGACCGCGGCTGGGATCCGGACCTGCACGACCCGGTACCGGGAACCCCGGGCCGCTCCTCCACCGGCGAGGGCGGATTCCTCTACGACGCGGGGGACTTCGACGCCGCGTTCTTCGGCATCTCCCCGCACGAGGCCCTGGTGATGGACCCGCAGCAGCGGCTCCTGCTGGAAGGGTCCTGGGAGGCACTGGAGCACGCCGGCATCGATCCGTCGTCGCTGCGCGGCAGCCCCACCGGGGTGTTCGCGGGCGTCATGTACCACGACTACTTCGGCAGCTTCGGCTCCGGCAGCGTCGTCTCGGGCCGGGTCGCCTACACCCTCGGCCTGGAGGGCCCCGCCCTCACCGTCGACACCGCGTGCTCCTCCTCCCTGGTCACACTCCACCTGGCCGCGCAGGCGCTGCGCCAGGGCGAGTGCACCCTCGCCCTGGCCGGCGGAGTGACGGTCATGGCCTCACCGGGCACCTACGTCGAGTTCAGCCGCCAGGGCGCCCTCTCCCCGGACGGCCGGTGCCGGTCCTTCTCCGACGACGCGAACGGCACCGGGTTCTCCGAAGGCCTCGGTGTGCTGGTGTTGGAGCGGTTGTCGGATGCGCGGCGTCTTGGGCATCGGGTGTTGGCCGTGGTGCGGGGTAGTGCGGTGAATCAGGATGGTGCGTCGAATGGTCTGACGGCGCCGAATGGTCCGTCGCAGCAGCGGGTGTTGCGGCAGGCGTTGGTGTCGGCGGGTGTGTCGGCGGGTGATGTGGATGTGGTGGAGGCGCACGGTACGGGGACGGAGTTGGGTGATCCGATCGAGGCGCAGGCGTTGTTGGCTGCGTATGGTCAGGATCGGTCGGAGGGGCGTCCGTTGTGGTTGGGGTCGGTGAAGTCGAACATCGGGCATACGCAGGCGGCTGCGGGTGTGGCGGGTGTGATGAAGATGGTGTTGGCGTTGGGGGAGGGGGTGTTGCCGCGGACGTTGCATGTGGGTGAGCCGTCGCGGAAGGTGGAGTGGGGTGCGGGGCGGGTGCGGTTGTTGGAGGAGGCGCGTCCGTGGGTGCGGGGTGAGCGGGTGCGTCGTGCGGGGGTGTCGTCGTTCGGGATCAGTGGTACGAACGCGCATGTGATCCTGGAGGAGGCACCCGACGACGACACCTCCTCCCACCCGGAGCCCGAACCCCCCGCACCGGCCGTCATGCTGCCCCTGTCCGCCCGTTCCGCGCGTGCCCTTCCCGCGCAGGCCGCGCGGCTGCGCGACTTCCTCGACGCCCGCCCCGGACTGCCGGTGTCCGCCGTCGCGAGGGCCCTGGGCACCCGGCGCGCGGCCTTCGGCCACCGGGCCGTGGTCGTCGGTGGCGACCGGGAGCAGGTCAGGGCGGGGCTGGACGCTCTCGCCGCCGGAGGCGCCTCGGCCACCGCCGTCACCGGCCGGGCCCGAACCGGTGGCCGCACCGCGTTCCTGTTCACCGGCCAGGGCGCGCAGCGGCCCGGCATGGGGCTCGGACTACGCGCCCACTACCCGGTGTTCGCCGAGACGTTCGACGCGATCGACGCCCACCTCGGCCTGGACCTGGCGGGTGTGCTGAGCGGCGAGGACACCGAGGCGGTGCACCGCACGCAGTACGCGCAGACCGCCCTGTTCGCCTACGAGGTGGCCCTCTTCAGGCTGCTGGAGTCCTGGGGGGTGCGGCCCGACGTGCTGTCGGGGCACTCCGTCGGCGAGATCGCCGCCGCCCATGTGGCCGGAGTACTGGACCTGGCCGACGCCTGCACCCTGGTCGCCGCGCGCGGCCGGCTGATGCAGGCCCTGCCCGAGGGCGGCGCCATGGTCGCCGTGCGGGCCGGTGAGGACGAGGTCGGCCCGCTGCTGGACGAACGGGTGGGCCTGGCGGCGGTCAACGGCCCGTCGGCGGTCGTCCTGTCCGGGGAGCGCGATGCGGTGCTCTCCGCCGCCGCGGGATTCGAGAAGACCAAGCGGCTCAGCGTCTCGCACGCCTTCCACTCACCGTTGATGGACGCCATGCTCGACGACTTCCACGCGGTCGTCTCGCAGCTCACCTTCCACGAACCCCGCGTGGACGTGGTCTCGGCGCTCACCGGACTTCCTGCCACCGGGGAGCAACTGCGCGACCCGCGCTACTGGGTACGGCACGTGCGCGGCACCGTCCGCTTCTCCGACGCCGTCGCCGCCCTCGCCGGGTCGGGCGTCACCCGCTACGTCGAGGTCGGTCCCGACGCCGTCCTGACCGGTCTCGTCCGGGAGTGCGTCGGCGAGGACGACGCCGCCTTCGTGGCCCTCGGCCGACGCCACGGCGCCGAACCGGCGGCCCTGCTGTCCGGGCTCGCCCGGCTGCACGCCGACGGCCTGCCCCTGGACTGGGCGGCGCTCTTCCCCGGTACGGCCCGCGCCGAGCTGCCCACGTACGCGTTCCGCCACGAACGTTACTGGCTGGATGCCGACGTCCCTCTCACCATGGACCGGCCCACCGCGCGGCCGGCCGCCGGACCGGCCGATTCCGTCGCCCCCGCCGCGGTCCCGGAGGCGCAGGGTCTGCGGGAGCGGCTGGCGGCGGCCCCGGAGGCCGAACAGGAGGCCCTGCTCACCGACCTGGTACGGGCGCAGACCGCCGCGATCCTCGGACACGCGGGACCGCAGGCCGTCGAACCCGACGCCGCCTTCCTGGAGATCGGCATGGACTCGGTCTCCGCCGCCGAACTGCGCGGAGCCCTCGCCGACGCCCTCGGCGTCACCGTCGCGGCCGGGGTCGTCTTCGACCACCGCACGCCCACCGCGCTCGCCGCCCACCTGCGCGAACACCTCGCCGGGGACGGCGCCGAGCCGGCGGACGACGACATCGAATCGGTCAGCGGGCTGGTGCGGCGCGCGGCGGCCGACGGCAACTGGGAACGGGCCATGACGCTGCTGCACAGCGCGGCGGACATCCTGCCGGGCTTCTCCTCGGCAGCCGAGTTCGGCGACGTGCGCGACCCCGTGCGCCTGGCGACGGGGGACGAGGGACCCCGACTGCTCTGCCTGCCCTCCCCGATGGCGCTGGGCGGCGCCCACCAGTACGCCCGTTTCGCCCGGCACTTCCACGGCCGACGCGACGTGCTGGTCCCGGACGTTCCCGGCTTCGTGCCCGGGGAGCCGCTGCCGCGCTCCGTCGACGCGGTCGTGGAGGTCGTCGTCGACGGCATCCGGCGCGCCTGCGCCGACGGACGGCCCTATGTGCTCCTCGGCTACTCCTCCGGCGGGCAGTTCGCCCACGCGGCGGCCGAGGCGATGGAGAAGGCCGGCCGGCCGGCTTCCGGCGTGGTCCTGCTGGACACCTACCTGCTCGCGGACGACGGCACCGAACAGCTCCGGCGCGAGATGTTCAACGGCATGCTGGACCGCGAATCGTCCGTGGGCGGCTTCGGCACCGCGCGCCTCGCGGCGATGAGCCGTTACAGCGACCTGATCGGGGACTGCCTGCCGGGCCCGCTGACCGCTCCGGTGCTGTTCGTCCGGCCCGAGGAGCCCTTCGCACCCGGTCTCGACGGCTGGCAGGCGGTCTGGGAGGGCGCGCACGAGCTCGCCGAAGTACCCGGCACCCACTTCACGGTCATGGAGGACCGGGCCGAATCCACCGCCGGAGCGGTGGAGAAGTGGCTCTCCGACATCGCTGCGGTCTGA